The following are from one region of the Coffea eugenioides isolate CCC68of chromosome 2, Ceug_1.0, whole genome shotgun sequence genome:
- the LOC113760808 gene encoding probable UDP-3-O-acylglucosamine N-acyltransferase 2, mitochondrial → MAFRLRKLLLTNGCSSYNISTVMANNKNKYSTVFTPLRPISNTCMNNFLSTDQSTFKPQVDSLKSDDDAVVDQDFQKWHNGGGTFHKSAYIHRTAVIEFGAVVHSESLLGENVSIGSGVVVGPDVTIGQSTRVGYNVALTNCTIGDSCVIHNGVCIGQDGFGFLVDEQGNMLKKPQHLNVKIGNHVEIGANTCIDRGSWRDTIVGDHTKIDNLVQIGHNVQIGKNCMICGQVGIAGSVTMGDYVTLGGRVAIRDHVCIASRVRLAASSCVTKDINQPGEYGGFPAMPIGKWRRQVAAQRQTFK, encoded by the exons ATGGCATTTCGGTTGAGAAAATTGTTACTGACAAATGGCTGCTCATCCTACAACATTTCAACCGTCATggctaacaacaaaaacaagtaTTCTACTGTATTCACCCCACTTAGACCTATATCAAACACTTGCATGAACAACTTTCTTTCCACCGATCAAAGCACCTTCAAGCCTCAGGTTGACTCTCTTAAGTCCG ATGATGATGCTGTGGTTGATCAAGACTTTCAGAAGTGGCATAATGGTGGTGGGACTTTTCACAAATCAGCATATATTCATCGAACAGCGGTCATAGAATTTGGTGCAGTAGTTCATTCAGAGTCTCTTTTGGGTGAAAATGTTTCTATTGGGTCTGGGGTTGTCGTTGGACCTGATGTCACGATTGGTCAATCTACTAGAGTAGG ATACAATGTTGCTCTTACAAATTGCACAATTGGTGATTCCTGTGTTATCCACAATGGTGTCTGCATTGGCCAAGATG GATTTGGATTTTTGGTGGATGAACAGGGTAATATGTTGAAGAAGCCACAG CATTTGAACGTGAAGATAGGTAACCACGTGGAAATTGGAGCAAACACATGTATTGATCGAGGCAG TTGGAGAGATACTATTGTAGGAGATCACACAAAAATAGATAATTTGGTTCAG ATTGGTCACAATGTACAAATCGGGAAGAACTGCATGATTTGTGGGCAAGTTGGAATTGCAGGTTCAGTAAC GATGGGTGACTACGTGACACTGGGTGGAAGGGTTGCAATCCGTGATCATGTCTGCATTGCATCAAGG GTCAGATTAGCTGCTAGTAGCTGTGTCACAAAAGACATTAATCAGCCAGGGGAGTATGGTGGCTTCCCTGCT ATGCCAATTGGGAAATGGCGAAGACAAGTTGCTGCTCAACGTCAGACATTCAAGTAG
- the LOC113760807 gene encoding cysteine-rich receptor-like protein kinase 25 yields MIMLRFEIICKDFSVFLCCLLCLLIGFSKRANSLNFLVPYCENVTYSPNTTNSPFRTNLNFLLSTLSSNASRTNGFYNSTALGRGNDPSNTIYGLFLCRGDFSVDVCQQCVASASRRIIQECPNQKRAIVWYDECLLRYSDQYIFSRGDALTLFAMYNVQNVTDAARFNPLLDNLMDKIQNRAANDLSGKKFAVEEANFSAFQRLYTLAQCTPDLSTVDCGSCLSNAISVLPNCCHNRVGGRVLYPSCNIRYELYRFYNNSVAPAPAPPPSPPPPPLPPVPTTSSSKGSSRTIIAIVVPVAVSILLLLVGFIFLIRRSRKRYDAIVEATDASQFSTPESLQYSLSLIQAITNNFSAENKIGEGGFGHVYKGTLQNGQEIAVKRLSRSSMQGLEEFKNEILLVANLQHRNLVRLLGFCFEGEEKLLVYEFVPNKSLDYLLFDPEKQHMLDWSRRYKIIAGIARGLLYLHEDSRLRIIHRDLKASNILLDRDMNPKIADFGMARLFGADQSAATTKTIAGTYGYMSPEYAMHGHFSTKSDVFSFGVLVLEIVTGKKNSSFYQSDGAQDLLSHCWKNWRDGTPLALLDPILGNSSARNEVIQSIHIGLLCVQEDVDERPNMASVVLMLSSRSATLPTPDRPAFFARSKTESFPREFQFDASTSNSMPASVNETTVTELYPR; encoded by the exons ATGATCATGCTTCGTTTTGAAATCATATGCAAAGATTTTTCAGTGTTTTTATGTTGCTTACTCTGCTTGCTGATCGGCTTCAGCAAGAGAGCAAATAGCTTGAATTTTCTTGTACCCTACTGCGAAAATGTCACCTATAGTCCAAACACTACCAACAGCCCCTTCAGAACCAACCTGAATTTCCTCCTTTCCACACTATCTTCCAATGCTTCAAGGACTAACGGCTTCTACAATTCTACCGCTCTTGGCCGTGGCAACGATCCCTCTAATACAATCTATGGCCTCTTTCTGTGTCGAGGCGACTTTAGCGTTGATGTCTGCCAACAATGCGTGGCCTCTGCTTCCCGGAGAATTATTCAGGAGTGCCCGAATCAGAAGCGTGCCATCGTTTGGTACGACGAGTGCTTGTTGCGCTATTCAGATCAGTACATCTTTTCCAGAGGCGATGCTCTCACACTTTTCGCTATGTATAACGTACAGAATGTAACTGATGCAGCGCGATTCAACCCGTTATTGGACAATTTGATGGATAAGATTCAGAACCGGGCTGCAAATGATCTTTCAGGGAAAAAGTTTGCTGTTGAGGAAGCCAATTTTTCTGCTTTCCAGAGATTGTACACCCTGGCTCAGTGCACACCTGATCTTTCCACTGTGGACTGTGGTTCTTGCCTCAGTAATGCTATCTCAGTTCTTCCAAATTGCTGCCATAACCGTGTGGGAGGTAGGGTTCTTTATCCCAGCTGCAACATCAGGTATGAGCTCTACCGTTTCTACAACAATAGCGTAGCACCTGCGCCAGCGCCTCCACCAAGTCCTCCGCCACCTCCCCTGCCTCCTGTTCCGACAACTTCAAGCAGTAAAG GCTCATCACGAACAATTATTGCCATTGTTGTTCCAGTGGCCGTTTCCATTTTGCTGCTCTTGGTAGGCTTCATTTTCTTAATAAGGAGATCAAGGAAGAGATATGATGCCATCGTGGAGGCAACGG ATGCATCTCAATTCTCAACGCCTGAATCGCTGCAATATAGTCTGAGTTTAATTCAAGCCATCACAAACAACTTCTCTGCTGAGAACAAAATTGGTGAAGGTGGTTTTGGTCATGTCTATAAG GGAACTCTTCAAAATGGACAAGAGATAGCAGTGAAGAGATTGTCCAGAAGCTCAATGCAAGGTTTAGAAGAGTTTAAGAATGAAATTTTACTGGTTGCCAATCTCCAACACAGAAATCTAGTTCGATTGCTTGGGTTTTGCTTCGAAGGAGAAGAGAAGTTACTTGTCTATGAATTTGTTCCTAACAAAAGCCTTGACTACTTACTCTTTG ATCCTGAAAAGCAACACATGCTGGATTGGTCCAGACGCTATAAGATCATAGCAGGAATAGCAAGAGGACTTCTTTATCTTCATGAAGATTCTCGGCTTAGGATTATACACCGCGATCTTAAAGCCAGTAATATATTACTGGACAGAGATATGAATCCAAAGATTGCGGATTTTGGCATGGCAAGGCTTTTTGGTGCTGATCAGTCTGCGGCTACCACAAAAACAATTGCCGGAACATA TGGCTATATGTCTCCTGAATATGCAATGCATGGCCATTTCTCAACAAAGTCAGACGTGTTTAGTTTTGGTGTTCTGGTTCTGGAAATTGTAACTGGCAAGAAAAATAGCAGCTTCTACCAGTCAGATGGTGCACAAGATCTTCTAAGCCAT tgttggaaaaattggagGGATGGGACGCCATTAGCATTGCTGGATCCAATTCTTGGAAACTCCTCTGCCAGAAACGAAGTGATTCAGAGCATCCATATTGGCTTACTATGTGTTCAAGAAGATGTTGATGAGAGGCCTAACATGGCCTCGGTGGTTCTTATGCTCAGCAGTCGTTCTGCCACCCTGCCCACTCCAGATCGACCTGCATTTTTTGCTCGCAGTAAAACAGAGAGCTTTCCGAGAGAGTTTCAGTTTGATGCATCCACATCCAACTCAATGCCAGCTTCAGTCAATGAAACAACCGTTACGGAATTATATCCAAGATAG